One window of the Rhizobiaceae bacterium genome contains the following:
- a CDS encoding P1 family peptidase gives MTTPPSHRSTPSGRPRARFYRIPFDGTPGPNNAITDVPGVSVGYATLISGDGPLVVGQGPVRTGVTAILPRPKGELATPVFAGLFSANGNGEMTGSHIIEEIGVFNFPVTITNTHSCGVARDATIRWMGKHAPDALDATWGLPVAAETYDGFLNDINGHHLTAEHVAAAIDAASSGAIEEGSVGGGTGMIAFEFKAGSGTASRLVSWPKEEQGRSYTVGSFVQANFGPRRNLTIRGRRVGPELTEPRMIERTERKEKGSIIAVVATDAPLLPHQLRRLARRVPLGVAWTGGIGYHSSGDIFLAFSTANRRAAAAPGGHLAQASYIPDSDIDVFFDAVVQSVEEAILNAMVANADMTGRDGNFVPALPRDWLDATFGRATA, from the coding sequence ATGACCACCCCGCCTTCGCATCGTTCCACTCCTTCCGGCCGGCCGCGCGCCCGCTTCTATCGCATCCCGTTCGACGGGACGCCTGGCCCGAACAACGCCATCACCGACGTTCCCGGCGTTTCGGTCGGCTACGCGACGCTGATCTCCGGCGACGGGCCGCTGGTCGTTGGGCAAGGCCCTGTGCGGACGGGCGTCACCGCCATCCTGCCGCGCCCGAAGGGGGAACTCGCGACGCCGGTCTTCGCCGGCCTGTTCAGCGCCAACGGCAATGGCGAGATGACGGGCTCGCACATCATCGAGGAGATCGGCGTCTTCAATTTCCCGGTGACGATCACCAACACCCATTCCTGCGGCGTGGCGCGCGACGCGACCATCCGCTGGATGGGAAAGCACGCGCCTGACGCGCTCGACGCGACATGGGGTCTGCCGGTCGCGGCCGAGACCTATGACGGTTTCCTCAACGACATCAACGGGCATCACCTGACGGCGGAGCACGTGGCTGCGGCGATCGACGCCGCTTCCAGCGGAGCCATCGAGGAAGGCAGCGTCGGCGGCGGCACCGGCATGATCGCCTTCGAATTCAAGGCCGGTTCCGGCACGGCCTCGCGTCTCGTCTCGTGGCCGAAGGAGGAGCAAGGGCGGAGCTACACGGTCGGCAGCTTCGTGCAGGCTAATTTCGGGCCGCGCCGCAATCTGACCATCCGAGGCCGGCGCGTCGGTCCGGAACTCACCGAGCCGCGCATGATTGAGCGGACGGAACGGAAGGAAAAAGGCTCCATCATCGCCGTCGTGGCGACGGATGCGCCGCTGCTGCCGCACCAGCTCAGACGCCTCGCGCGGCGCGTTCCGCTCGGCGTGGCGTGGACGGGCGGCATCGGCTATCATAGTTCGGGCGACATCTTCCTCGCCTTCTCCACGGCGAATCGCCGAGCCGCCGCAGCACCGGGAGGTCACTTGGCGCAGGCCAGCTACATACCCGACAGCGACATCGACGTCTTCTTCGACGCCGTCGTGCAGAGCGTCGAGGAAGCGATCCTCAACGCGATGGTCGCCAATGCCGACATGACGGGCCGGGACGGCAATTTCGTGCCCGCGCTTCCCCGCGACTGGCTGGACGCGACGTTCGGCCGGGCCACGGCCTAG
- a CDS encoding polysaccharide deacetylase, which yields MIKNPPPWPGGARCAVAFSFDVDADSVVHAAHGPAAIGMPHALAHMRYDPFVATPRLAAMFAEREVPITCFVPGWVAETYPSAVEAILESGRNELGHHGHFHEWPSSQSVEAERESLQRGTEVLTKLSGKRPRGYRAPYYGLSAATYDLLIEMGFDYDSSLFADDVPILLDNGKGRLIEMPVPASVDDYNQYVSSRAFDYLMKISPPRQALEVYQAEFDALWEFGGLWVSVWHPAVSGRPAQALAIRSLIDHMQARGGVWFATLGEIADHVNGLIAAGKWQPRTETIPFYSTPVLGRKT from the coding sequence ATGATCAAGAACCCGCCACCATGGCCCGGCGGCGCGCGGTGTGCGGTCGCCTTCAGCTTCGACGTCGATGCGGACAGCGTGGTCCATGCGGCGCATGGTCCGGCCGCGATCGGCATGCCGCATGCACTGGCGCATATGCGCTACGATCCGTTCGTGGCGACGCCGCGGCTGGCGGCGATGTTCGCCGAGCGCGAGGTGCCGATCACCTGCTTCGTGCCCGGCTGGGTGGCGGAAACCTATCCCTCGGCCGTCGAGGCGATCCTCGAAAGCGGCAGGAACGAACTCGGCCATCACGGGCATTTCCATGAATGGCCGAGCAGCCAGAGCGTAGAAGCCGAGCGCGAGAGCCTGCAACGCGGGACCGAAGTGTTGACGAAGCTTTCCGGCAAGCGGCCGCGCGGCTATCGCGCGCCCTATTACGGATTGTCCGCCGCGACCTACGATCTCCTGATCGAGATGGGTTTCGACTACGACTCCTCGCTCTTCGCCGACGACGTGCCGATCCTGCTCGACAATGGCAAGGGCCGGTTGATCGAGATGCCCGTGCCTGCCTCGGTCGACGACTACAACCAGTATGTGTCGAGCCGCGCCTTCGACTATCTGATGAAGATCTCGCCTCCCCGGCAGGCGCTGGAAGTCTATCAGGCAGAGTTTGACGCGCTGTGGGAATTCGGCGGCCTTTGGGTCTCCGTCTGGCACCCCGCCGTCAGCGGCCGTCCGGCGCAGGCGCTGGCGATAAGAAGCCTGATCGATCACATGCAGGCCAGGGGCGGCGTGTGGTTCGCCACGCTCGGCGAAATCGCCGATCACGTCAACGGCCTCATCGCCGCCGGCAAGTGGCAGCCGCGCACCGAAACGATCCCCTTTTATTCGACGCCGGTTCTCGGACGGAAGACATGA
- a CDS encoding ABC transporter ATP-binding protein, with amino-acid sequence MTDVLTLKNVTAGYGLITVLNDLSLTLRAGEILAVLGANGCGKSTVLKTAMGLTRVTGGELNLAGQKITTMPAHLRAANGLGYVPQTRNVFADMTVIDNLRMGAFLRPREFSRDVEEVFTLFPRIKERRNEKAGNLSGGERRMLSIGLTLLLKPKILLLDEPSSDLAPSTVDKVFQSIAEVHDTLSIPILLVEQNVNKALEISSRVCVLVRGRQALDAPAGEIDTRHLHDLFMDGGVRTS; translated from the coding sequence ATGACGGACGTCCTGACGCTGAAGAACGTGACCGCCGGCTACGGGCTGATCACCGTGCTCAACGACCTGTCGCTGACGCTGCGCGCCGGCGAGATCCTCGCCGTGCTCGGCGCCAATGGCTGCGGCAAGTCCACCGTGCTGAAGACGGCGATGGGGCTGACGCGCGTCACCGGCGGCGAACTCAACCTTGCCGGACAGAAGATCACGACGATGCCGGCGCATCTGCGCGCCGCGAACGGTCTCGGCTATGTGCCGCAGACGCGCAACGTATTCGCCGACATGACGGTGATCGACAATCTGCGCATGGGCGCCTTCCTGCGGCCGAGGGAGTTCAGCCGGGACGTCGAGGAGGTGTTCACGCTCTTCCCGCGTATCAAGGAACGGCGCAACGAAAAGGCCGGCAACCTCAGCGGCGGGGAGCGGCGCATGCTCTCGATCGGGCTGACGCTGCTGCTCAAGCCGAAGATCCTGCTGCTGGACGAGCCGAGCAGCGACCTCGCGCCCTCCACGGTGGACAAGGTGTTCCAGTCCATCGCCGAGGTGCACGATACGCTGTCCATCCCGATCCTGCTGGTCGAGCAGAACGTCAACAAGGCGCTCGAAATCTCCAGCCGCGTCTGCGTGCTGGTGCGCGGACGCCAGGCGCTCGACGCGCCGGCCGGCGAGATCGATACGCGGCACCTGCACGACCTCTTCATGGACGGCGGCGTGCGTACCAGCTAG
- a CDS encoding ABC transporter ATP-binding protein, whose translation MLNATDVSLSFGGLKALDRVSIEAEPGAVTGLIGPNGSGKSTLLNVIGGVYVPDSGSVTLNGVPLPLGRPDRVAKCGIGRTFQVPKLAHRLTVFQNMLAGERDHCGEHLSNLFLASGKVARQERDATERAVSILTRLGMRHKANDLAGSLSGGQQKLLTMGMLLMADPAVLLLDEPAAGVNPVLIEQQVEFLKTLRAEGRIIILIEHNMDMIANVCDRVFVLDAGALIATGTPAEIRANETVIRSYLGQPANAQEAS comes from the coding sequence ATGTTGAACGCAACTGACGTCAGTCTCTCCTTCGGCGGCCTCAAGGCGCTCGACAGGGTGAGCATAGAGGCGGAGCCCGGCGCGGTGACGGGGCTGATCGGCCCGAACGGCTCCGGCAAGTCGACGCTGCTCAACGTGATCGGCGGGGTCTATGTGCCGGATTCCGGCAGCGTCACCCTCAACGGCGTGCCGCTGCCGCTCGGGCGGCCGGACCGCGTCGCCAAATGCGGCATCGGCCGGACCTTCCAGGTGCCCAAGCTGGCGCACAGGCTGACCGTGTTCCAGAACATGCTGGCCGGCGAGCGCGACCATTGCGGCGAGCACCTTTCCAACCTGTTCCTGGCGTCGGGAAAGGTCGCGCGTCAGGAACGCGACGCGACGGAGCGCGCCGTCTCCATCCTGACGCGGCTCGGCATGCGCCACAAGGCGAACGACCTTGCCGGCAGCCTTTCCGGCGGCCAGCAGAAGCTCCTGACCATGGGCATGCTGCTGATGGCCGATCCGGCGGTGCTGCTGCTGGACGAGCCGGCGGCCGGCGTGAATCCGGTGCTCATCGAGCAGCAGGTCGAATTCCTGAAGACGCTGCGCGCCGAAGGCCGCATCATCATCCTTATCGAGCACAATATGGACATGATCGCCAATGTCTGCGACCGGGTCTTCGTGCTCGACGCGGGCGCGCTGATCGCCACCGGCACGCCGGCCGAGATCCGCGCCAACGAAACCGTCATCCGCTCCTATCTGGGGCAGCCCGCAAACGCGCAGGAAGCATCATGA
- a CDS encoding branched-chain amino acid ABC transporter permease codes for MLDFAIYSLTVIAIWSVLALSLNLQFGMTGLVNFGQILPFAIGCYAAGISASLGYSWWVGALAALVVAPVFSLVVILPAQRLSQDYWALITLGAAEIFRLTMLNTPSFAGGADGLNVPRFPSPTVALCVALGLFAVSFLFAQRISGSPFGRMLRVIREDEVLASTLGRNPIRYQASVSAVAWIMAAAAGLAYGHFSGYVAPTSFTVTETFIIWTAVIVGGPGRNIGVVVGAVIIQLLGVSSRFVAQWVDLPSDLIANLRLASFGLILVVMFIYRPQGLIPERREVHDVERN; via the coding sequence ATGCTCGATTTCGCCATCTATTCGCTGACCGTCATCGCCATCTGGTCCGTGCTGGCGTTGAGCCTCAATCTGCAGTTCGGCATGACAGGGCTCGTCAATTTCGGCCAGATCCTGCCCTTCGCCATCGGCTGCTACGCAGCCGGCATCAGCGCCTCGCTCGGCTATTCCTGGTGGGTCGGCGCGTTGGCGGCGCTGGTGGTCGCGCCGGTCTTCTCGCTTGTCGTCATCCTGCCCGCGCAGCGGCTCTCGCAGGATTACTGGGCGCTGATCACGCTCGGCGCGGCGGAAATCTTCCGTCTGACAATGCTCAACACGCCGTCCTTCGCGGGCGGCGCCGACGGCCTCAACGTGCCGCGCTTCCCGAGCCCGACCGTCGCGCTTTGCGTCGCGCTCGGCCTCTTCGCCGTCTCGTTCCTGTTCGCTCAGCGCATCAGCGGCTCGCCCTTCGGCCGCATGCTGCGCGTCATCCGGGAAGACGAGGTGCTCGCCTCCACGCTCGGGCGCAATCCGATCCGCTATCAGGCGTCGGTCTCGGCCGTCGCATGGATCATGGCCGCCGCCGCCGGGCTCGCCTACGGGCATTTCAGCGGCTATGTCGCGCCGACCAGCTTCACCGTGACCGAGACCTTCATCATCTGGACGGCGGTCATCGTCGGCGGCCCGGGGCGCAATATCGGCGTGGTCGTCGGCGCCGTCATCATCCAGCTTCTCGGCGTCTCCTCGCGCTTCGTCGCGCAATGGGTGGACCTGCCGTCGGACCTGATCGCCAATCTCCGGCTGGCGTCGTTCGGCCTGATCCTCGTCGTCATGTTCATCTACCGGCCGCAGGGTCTCATTCCCGAAAGACGGGAGGTGCACGATGTTGAACGCAACTGA
- a CDS encoding branched-chain amino acid ABC transporter permease: protein MLQVIVNSIVYASEIAVIAVGVSLCYSILRFANFAHIQLAIVGGYLSYTFATLPGLTLPLPLAVLLAAIATGLIAVLIDVIVFSRIRDISAEGKMIVSWGVALFIRSVLAAIYGGSARVFDVPAEVIVFEDAVFTTLDITVVATTLALMIALHVFLYRTRTGSALRALASNYELAVTRGIPGDRLIRLMWFLSGALAAVGGSLFAMQTRLQPSLDLVILLPVFAAVTIGGMSNVFGAVIGALVLSFAQNFLIWIDFGSIFGGEPWHIPTQFRDYVAVLALLIVLLMKSGRAGAKR, encoded by the coding sequence GTGCTTCAGGTCATCGTCAATTCGATCGTCTATGCCAGTGAGATCGCCGTCATCGCCGTCGGTGTGTCGCTGTGCTATTCGATCCTGCGCTTCGCCAATTTCGCGCATATCCAGCTCGCCATCGTCGGCGGCTACCTTTCCTATACTTTCGCCACGCTGCCTGGCCTGACCCTGCCGCTGCCGCTCGCGGTGCTGCTTGCGGCCATCGCGACGGGGCTGATCGCGGTGCTGATCGACGTCATCGTGTTCAGCCGCATCCGCGACATCTCGGCGGAAGGCAAGATGATCGTGTCGTGGGGCGTCGCGCTCTTCATCCGTTCGGTGCTGGCCGCGATCTATGGCGGCTCCGCGCGTGTGTTCGACGTGCCGGCGGAGGTCATCGTCTTTGAAGATGCCGTGTTCACGACGCTGGACATCACGGTCGTCGCCACGACGCTGGCGCTGATGATCGCGCTGCACGTCTTCCTTTACCGCACCCGCACCGGCTCAGCGTTGCGCGCGCTCGCCTCCAACTACGAACTCGCCGTGACCCGCGGCATACCGGGCGACCGGCTGATCCGCCTGATGTGGTTCCTGTCCGGCGCACTGGCCGCGGTCGGCGGCTCGCTCTTCGCCATGCAGACACGCCTGCAGCCCAGCCTCGACCTCGTCATCCTGCTGCCGGTCTTCGCCGCCGTCACCATAGGCGGCATGTCGAACGTCTTCGGCGCCGTCATCGGCGCGCTGGTCCTGTCCTTCGCGCAGAATTTCCTGATCTGGATCGATTTCGGCAGCATCTTCGGCGGCGAGCCCTGGCACATACCGACGCAGTTCCGCGACTATGTCGCCGTGCTGGCGCTGCTCATCGTGCTCCTGATGAAATCCGGCCGCGCCGGGGCGAAGAGGTAG
- a CDS encoding ABC transporter substrate-binding protein codes for MKKWLSLALAGAFATVGMPGLALAADPIQVGVIANLTGQDVKTSVQMSRGVELAADDINAAGGINGQPIKLIVEDSEYRAQEALNAATKLYTVDKVEAAIMFGGSSLMIPVAQLAKEQGKVLLNTSSSSPKLGEYPGTLFSILPLDDILAKDLGNLVADSGAKTAAVVVPNNAFGMGVADAAAAAFKEKGGTIVETIAYTEGQPNYRADIQVLASKKPDAIITCGYGDDSRTILRTVRELGIDAPWYAAYPSILEVENKDWMNGKLSGVDNGGYSQGVGKAVLDKYKAKYNEDEVMAHVYYGYDAMMVLAEAMKKSGTDAASIAKTMPEVVKTYEGASGKIVWDDRGQRIDPPLDVITYKDGKFEITGTRN; via the coding sequence ATGAAAAAATGGCTTTCCCTAGCGCTCGCGGGCGCATTCGCGACGGTCGGCATGCCGGGTCTGGCGCTCGCAGCCGATCCAATCCAGGTCGGCGTCATCGCCAATCTGACGGGCCAGGACGTCAAGACCAGCGTACAGATGTCACGCGGCGTCGAGCTCGCTGCCGATGACATCAACGCTGCCGGCGGAATCAACGGCCAGCCGATCAAGCTCATCGTGGAGGATTCCGAGTATCGCGCGCAGGAAGCGCTGAACGCGGCGACGAAGCTCTACACCGTCGACAAGGTCGAGGCCGCCATCATGTTCGGCGGCAGCAGCCTGATGATCCCGGTCGCCCAGCTGGCGAAGGAGCAGGGCAAGGTGCTGCTCAACACCTCCTCGTCGTCGCCGAAGCTCGGAGAATATCCGGGCACGCTGTTCAGCATCCTGCCACTGGACGACATCCTCGCCAAGGACCTCGGCAACCTCGTCGCCGACAGCGGCGCCAAGACGGCCGCCGTGGTCGTCCCGAACAATGCCTTCGGCATGGGCGTCGCGGACGCCGCCGCCGCTGCCTTCAAGGAAAAGGGCGGTACGATCGTCGAGACCATCGCCTATACCGAAGGCCAGCCGAACTACCGTGCCGACATCCAGGTGCTGGCCAGCAAGAAGCCGGACGCCATCATCACCTGCGGCTATGGCGACGATTCCCGCACCATCCTGCGCACCGTGCGCGAGCTCGGCATCGACGCTCCGTGGTACGCGGCCTATCCGTCGATCCTCGAGGTCGAGAACAAGGACTGGATGAACGGCAAGCTCTCCGGCGTCGACAATGGCGGCTATTCGCAGGGCGTCGGCAAGGCCGTGCTTGACAAGTACAAGGCAAAGTACAACGAGGACGAGGTCATGGCCCACGTCTATTATGGCTATGACGCCATGATGGTGCTGGCCGAGGCGATGAAGAAGAGCGGCACGGACGCGGCCTCGATCGCCAAGACCATGCCGGAAGTCGTGAAGACCTACGAAGGCGCCAGCGGCAAGATCGTCTGGGACGATCGCGGCCAGCGCATCGATCCGCCGCTCGACGTCATCACCTACAAGGACGGCAAGTTCGAAATCACCGGTACCCGGAACTGA
- a CDS encoding nucleoside hydrolase translates to MAPRKILIDTDPGQDDAFAILLALGSPEELEVVGLTAVAGNVPLSRTARNAQMVLELAGRGDIIVYPGCKRPMVRSLFTAEYVHGDSGLDGCDLPEPTSALGEKHGVDFIVDTIMATEPGEITLCPLGPMTNIAMAMVKEPAIVPRIREIVFMGGGFFEGGNTTPAAEFNIFVDPHAAHVVFTSGVPLTMVPIDCTYKALMTPEWLQSLRAVGTRTAVESAGMAEFYQKWGNRKFGTDRYPLHDPCVIGYLLRPDLFKGRNCHVEIEITSPTTMGMTVVDWWNVTKKTPNCMVLRDLDNPPFYALMLERLSRLP, encoded by the coding sequence ATGGCTCCGCGAAAAATTCTCATCGACACCGATCCCGGCCAGGACGACGCCTTCGCGATTCTTCTGGCGCTCGGCTCGCCGGAGGAACTGGAGGTGGTCGGGCTGACGGCGGTAGCCGGCAACGTTCCGCTGTCACGCACGGCGCGCAACGCGCAGATGGTCCTCGAACTGGCCGGCCGCGGCGACATCATCGTCTATCCCGGCTGCAAGCGGCCGATGGTGCGCTCACTCTTCACGGCGGAATATGTGCATGGCGACAGCGGCCTCGACGGCTGCGACCTGCCGGAGCCGACGAGCGCGCTCGGCGAGAAGCACGGCGTCGATTTTATCGTCGACACGATCATGGCCACCGAGCCGGGCGAGATCACGCTCTGCCCGCTGGGGCCGATGACGAACATCGCCATGGCCATGGTCAAGGAGCCGGCCATCGTGCCGCGCATCCGCGAGATCGTATTCATGGGCGGCGGCTTCTTCGAGGGCGGCAACACCACGCCGGCGGCGGAGTTCAACATCTTCGTCGACCCGCATGCGGCGCATGTCGTCTTCACCTCGGGCGTGCCGCTGACCATGGTGCCGATCGACTGCACCTACAAGGCGCTGATGACGCCGGAATGGCTGCAGAGCCTGCGCGCCGTCGGCACGAGAACCGCCGTGGAGTCCGCAGGCATGGCGGAATTCTACCAGAAATGGGGCAACCGGAAATTCGGCACCGACAGGTATCCGCTGCACGATCCCTGCGTGATCGGGTATCTGCTGCGGCCTGATCTGTTCAAGGGCCGTAACTGCCATGTCGAGATCGAGATCACCTCGCCGACGACGATGGGCATGACTGTGGTGGACTGGTGGAACGTCACCAAGAAGACGCCGAACTGCATGGTGCTGCGCGATCTCGACAATCCGCCCTTCTACGCGCTGATGCTCGAGCGCCTGTCGCGACTGCCGTAA
- a CDS encoding M24 family metallopeptidase codes for MSVFDRAEFLGRVARVKARMKAAGIDMLVVADPANINYLTGYDGWSFYVHQYAILGLDAEEPLWIGRAMDAPGARLTAFLKPENIVAYPETYVDSESRHPAGFLGGIIREQGFAAARIGTDLDAFYFTVRDYLELGKALPEASIADARGLVNWVRLVKSPAEVALMRGAAAIVGKAMETGMAAIEPGVRECDAVAKITAAQFHGTTEFWGDYPAALAQVPSGRKSAAPHMTWSGDRYEKDTVAYLELAGCHHRYHAALARTLYMGTPPQALTDMAKVVAEGLDIALEAARAGVTCHDVEAAWRKVIRRAGYDKASRIGYSIGMSYPPDWGERTASLREGDRTVLEPNMCFHMILGMWMDDWGYELSETFCVRESGAPEILTSFARDLVVKG; via the coding sequence ATGAGCGTGTTCGACCGCGCGGAGTTCCTCGGCCGCGTCGCCCGCGTCAAGGCGCGAATGAAGGCGGCCGGCATCGACATGCTGGTCGTCGCCGACCCGGCCAACATCAACTATCTCACGGGCTATGACGGCTGGTCGTTCTATGTCCATCAATATGCGATCCTCGGGCTGGACGCGGAGGAGCCGTTGTGGATCGGACGCGCCATGGACGCGCCGGGAGCGCGGCTGACAGCCTTTCTCAAGCCTGAGAATATCGTCGCCTATCCCGAGACCTATGTGGATTCGGAGAGCCGCCATCCGGCCGGGTTCCTCGGCGGGATTATTCGGGAGCAGGGTTTTGCGGCGGCCCGCATCGGCACCGACCTCGACGCCTTCTATTTCACGGTGCGGGACTATCTCGAACTCGGCAAGGCGCTGCCTGAGGCGAGCATCGCGGATGCCAGGGGGCTGGTGAACTGGGTGCGGCTCGTCAAGTCGCCCGCCGAGGTCGCGCTGATGCGCGGCGCTGCGGCAATCGTCGGCAAGGCCATGGAAACCGGAATGGCGGCGATCGAGCCGGGCGTGCGCGAATGCGACGCGGTGGCGAAGATCACTGCCGCGCAATTTCATGGCACCACCGAGTTCTGGGGCGACTATCCGGCCGCGCTTGCGCAGGTGCCGAGCGGCCGGAAAAGCGCCGCACCGCATATGACCTGGTCTGGAGACCGTTACGAGAAGGACACCGTCGCCTATCTCGAACTGGCCGGCTGCCACCATCGCTATCATGCAGCGCTGGCGCGCACGCTCTATATGGGAACGCCGCCGCAGGCGCTGACCGACATGGCCAAGGTGGTGGCGGAAGGGCTCGACATCGCGCTCGAAGCCGCGCGCGCCGGCGTCACCTGCCACGACGTCGAGGCGGCATGGCGCAAGGTGATCCGCCGCGCCGGCTACGACAAGGCATCCCGCATCGGTTATTCCATCGGCATGAGCTATCCGCCGGATTGGGGCGAGCGCACGGCGAGCCTGCGCGAGGGCGACCGGACCGTGCTGGAGCCGAACATGTGCTTCCACATGATACTCGGCATGTGGATGGACGACTGGGGCTACGAGCTCAGCGAGACTTTTTGCGTGCGCGAGAGCGGCGCGCCGGAAATCCTGACGTCCTTCGCGCGCGATCTGGTCGTCAAGGGCTGA
- a CDS encoding LLM class F420-dependent oxidoreductase, with protein MKIGALFPQFEIGTDPRNIRDFAVTAEELGYARLTAFDQIVGLNKASRPDWTYVHDAEDMFHELFVLFGYLAALTTKIELTTGVLVLPMRGTALVAKQAAEVDLLSGGRLVLGVGVGVKPDEFEACGEEFSNRGKRMDEQIDLLRKFWCADLITYEGKYHRVRDGGINPLPVQRPIPIWIGGVSEAAIRRVGRIGDGWLPNFQADDTGRRAIKAMREVAISHGRDPDRIGIEATMTIIDRTYPELREEMEEWRAMGATHITVNTMPERWVEEEKRWNKADIGGLSDPKAHVDALRRFRDALPDYF; from the coding sequence ATGAAGATCGGCGCCCTGTTTCCCCAGTTCGAGATCGGAACCGATCCGCGAAATATCCGCGATTTCGCCGTGACCGCCGAGGAACTGGGCTATGCCCGCCTGACCGCCTTCGACCAGATCGTCGGCCTCAACAAGGCGAGCCGTCCGGACTGGACCTACGTCCACGACGCGGAAGACATGTTCCACGAACTCTTCGTCCTGTTCGGCTATCTCGCCGCGTTGACGACGAAGATCGAGCTGACGACCGGCGTGCTGGTCCTGCCGATGCGCGGCACGGCGCTGGTGGCGAAGCAGGCGGCGGAAGTCGACCTTTTGAGCGGCGGCCGGCTGGTGCTGGGCGTCGGCGTCGGCGTGAAGCCGGACGAGTTCGAGGCGTGCGGCGAGGAATTCTCCAATCGCGGCAAGCGCATGGACGAGCAGATCGACCTGCTGCGCAAATTCTGGTGTGCCGACCTCATCACCTATGAGGGCAAGTATCACCGCGTGCGCGACGGCGGCATCAACCCGCTGCCGGTGCAGCGGCCCATCCCGATCTGGATCGGCGGGGTCTCCGAGGCCGCGATCAGGCGGGTCGGCAGGATCGGCGACGGCTGGCTGCCCAATTTCCAGGCCGACGATACGGGCCGGCGCGCCATCAAGGCCATGCGCGAGGTGGCGATCAGCCACGGACGCGACCCCGACAGGATCGGGATCGAGGCGACGATGACCATCATCGACCGCACCTATCCGGAGTTGCGCGAGGAGATGGAGGAATGGCGCGCCATGGGCGCCACCCACATCACCGTCAACACCATGCCGGAACGCTGGGTCGAGGAAGAGAAGCGCTGGAACAAGGCCGACATTGGCGGCCTCTCCGATCCGAAGGCGCATGTCGACGCCCTGCGGCGCTTCCGCGACGCTCTGCCCGACTATTTCTGA